One window of the Klebsiella sp. WP3-W18-ESBL-02 genome contains the following:
- the hemF gene encoding oxygen-dependent coproporphyrinogen oxidase, translating into MTINVDQVKAFLLGLQDEICRQLAQLDGGAFIEDSWQRDAGGGGRSRVLRDGAVFEQAGVNFSHVHGDAMPASATAHRPELAGRSFEAMGVSLVVHPRNPYVPTSHANVRFFIAEKPGAEPVWWFGGGFDLTPYYGFDEDAVHWHTVARDLCQPFGDDVYPRYKKWCDDYFYLKHRQEQRGIGGLFFDDLNTPDFAHCFAFMQAVGNGFTDAYLPIVERRKAMAYGERERDFQLYRRGRYVEFNLVWDRGTLFGLQTGGRTESILMSMPPLVRWEYNYQPEDGSPEAALSEFIKVKDWI; encoded by the coding sequence ATGACCATTAACGTCGATCAGGTTAAAGCCTTTCTGCTCGGGCTACAGGACGAGATATGCCGCCAGCTTGCACAGCTCGACGGCGGCGCATTTATCGAAGATAGCTGGCAGCGCGATGCCGGCGGCGGCGGCCGTAGCCGGGTGCTACGCGACGGCGCCGTCTTTGAACAGGCTGGCGTCAATTTCTCCCACGTACATGGCGACGCGATGCCCGCCTCCGCAACGGCGCACCGCCCGGAGCTTGCCGGGCGCAGCTTCGAGGCCATGGGCGTATCGCTGGTCGTTCACCCGCGTAATCCGTATGTGCCGACAAGCCATGCCAACGTGCGTTTCTTTATTGCCGAAAAACCGGGTGCTGAGCCAGTGTGGTGGTTCGGCGGCGGCTTCGATTTAACCCCTTACTACGGTTTTGATGAAGACGCCGTGCACTGGCACACCGTCGCGCGCGACCTGTGCCAGCCGTTTGGCGATGACGTCTATCCGCGTTATAAAAAGTGGTGTGACGACTACTTCTATCTTAAGCACCGCCAAGAGCAGCGCGGCATTGGCGGCCTGTTCTTTGACGATCTGAATACGCCAGACTTTGCCCACTGCTTCGCCTTTATGCAGGCGGTAGGAAACGGCTTTACCGACGCCTACCTGCCCATCGTCGAGCGTCGCAAAGCGATGGCTTATGGCGAGCGCGAACGCGATTTCCAGCTCTACCGCCGCGGGCGCTACGTTGAGTTCAATCTGGTGTGGGACAGAGGTACGCTGTTCGGCCTGCAGACCGGCGGGCGCACGGAGTCCATTCTGATGTCGATGCCGCCGCTGGTGCGCTGGGAGTATAACTATCAGCCGGAAGACGGCAGCCCGGAAGCGGCGCTGAGCGAGTTTATTAAGGTCAAAGACTGGATCTAA
- the amiA gene encoding N-acetylmuramoyl-L-alanine amidase AmiA, translating to MSTFKPLKILTSRRQVLKAGLAALTLSGIASHAAAKDTTLKTSNGHSKPAKKTSSRRLVMLDPGHGGIDTGAIGHNGSKEKHVVLAIAKNVRAILQKNGIDARLTRSGDTFIPLYDRVEIAHKHGADLFMSIHADGFTNPSAAGASVFALSNRGASSAMAKYLSDRENAADELAGKKAKDKDHLLQQVLFDLVQTDTIKNSLTLGSHVLKKIKPVHKLHSRSTEQAAFVVLKSPSIPSVLVETSFITNPAEEKLLGTTAFRQKIADAIASGIISYFHWFDNQKAHAKRR from the coding sequence ATGAGCACTTTTAAACCATTAAAAATACTGACTTCGCGCCGCCAGGTGCTGAAAGCCGGATTGGCTGCGCTCACGCTGTCAGGGATAGCTTCCCACGCGGCAGCAAAAGACACCACCTTAAAAACCAGCAATGGTCACAGTAAGCCGGCGAAAAAAACATCAAGCCGTCGGCTGGTGATGCTGGATCCAGGCCACGGCGGTATTGATACCGGCGCAATCGGCCATAACGGTTCGAAAGAAAAGCATGTGGTGCTGGCGATTGCCAAAAACGTTCGCGCTATTCTGCAGAAAAACGGCATCGATGCTCGGCTGACCCGCTCGGGCGATACCTTTATTCCGCTGTACGATCGGGTTGAAATCGCCCATAAGCACGGCGCAGATTTGTTTATGTCAATTCACGCAGATGGTTTTACTAACCCCTCTGCCGCAGGCGCGTCGGTCTTCGCCCTCTCCAACCGCGGGGCCAGTAGCGCAATGGCAAAGTATCTGTCGGACCGTGAAAACGCCGCTGATGAGCTGGCGGGCAAGAAGGCCAAAGACAAAGACCATCTTCTGCAGCAGGTGCTGTTCGATCTGGTACAAACCGATACCATCAAAAACAGCCTGACGCTCGGCTCGCACGTGCTGAAGAAAATTAAGCCAGTGCACAAGCTGCACAGCCGCAGCACCGAGCAGGCGGCATTTGTGGTTCTGAAGTCGCCGTCGATTCCCTCCGTGCTGGTCGAAACCTCCTTTATTACCAACCCGGCCGAAGAGAAGCTGCTGGGCACCACGGCATTTCGACAAAAAATCGCCGATGCTATCGCTTCGGGCATCATCAGCTACTTCCACTGGTTCGATAACCAGAAAGCCCACGCGAAGCGACGCTGA
- a CDS encoding GNAT family acetyltransferase: MEIRVFRQSDFEEVITLWERCDLLRPWNDPEMDIERKVNHDVSLFLVAEVNGEVVGTIMGGYDGHRGSAYYLGVHPEYRGRGIANALLNRLEKKLIARGCPKIHIMVREENDVVLGMYERLGYEHADVQSLGKRLIEDEEY; this comes from the coding sequence ATGGAGATACGCGTTTTTCGCCAGTCGGACTTTGAAGAGGTCATCACTCTATGGGAGCGATGCGATCTGCTGCGACCATGGAACGATCCTGAGATGGATATCGAACGTAAGGTAAACCATGACGTCAGCCTGTTCCTGGTGGCGGAGGTCAACGGTGAAGTGGTCGGTACCATTATGGGCGGCTACGACGGTCATCGTGGTTCAGCTTATTATCTTGGCGTTCACCCGGAATACCGCGGCCGCGGTATTGCTAACGCGCTGCTCAATCGTCTTGAGAAAAAGCTCATTGCCCGCGGCTGCCCGAAAATTCACATTATGGTGCGTGAGGAAAACGACGTCGTGCTGGGCATGTACGAGCGTCTGGGCTATGAACATGCCGATGTGCAAAGCTTAGGAAAACGTCTGATCGAAGATGAAGAGTACTGA
- a CDS encoding DUF2919 domain-containing protein has protein sequence MKSTDFSPADYDPQGRLRLPFLFWCLLLLQARTWVLFLMAGASRDQGDALLNLFYPDHSLFWIGLLPGVPAVLAFLLSGRRHVYPRLWRCLHPALIVSQIILLLWQPWLWLSGEALSGVGLSLFLLDIYALWWLLSNRRLRACFREVTD, from the coding sequence ATGAAGAGTACTGATTTCTCGCCCGCCGACTACGATCCGCAGGGCCGCCTGCGACTGCCGTTTTTGTTCTGGTGCCTGCTGTTGTTACAGGCGCGGACGTGGGTGCTGTTCCTGATGGCCGGCGCCTCACGCGATCAGGGCGATGCCTTGCTCAATCTGTTCTATCCTGACCACTCGCTTTTCTGGATTGGCCTGCTGCCCGGCGTACCGGCCGTACTGGCGTTTCTGCTTAGCGGGCGGCGCCACGTCTACCCGCGGTTATGGCGATGTCTGCATCCGGCGTTAATCGTGTCGCAGATTATCCTGCTGCTGTGGCAGCCGTGGCTGTGGCTCAGCGGTGAGGCGCTGTCCGGCGTTGGGTTAAGCCTGTTTTTGCTGGATATCTATGCCCTATGGTGGCTGCTGAGCAATCGCCGTTTACGCGCCTGTTTTCGCGAGGTCACAGATTAA
- a CDS encoding RpoE-regulated lipoprotein: MKSLRLFFCALPLALTGCSTLSSVNWSAAYPWNWFGSSAGITEQGVGGISGTTALNEQAISDALGSSYRIRSGMKAHQGNIVHYFEALRGDKLAMVINGDGGSVSRVDVLDDSVEAADGVKVGAAFNAIYDKAFGNCAPAVDDESNVVECKAKESQHISYQFSGTWQGPQGLMPPDDALKNWTLSKIIWRR, from the coding sequence ATGAAATCGCTGCGTTTATTCTTCTGTGCACTGCCGCTGGCGTTGACCGGCTGCTCAACGCTGTCGTCGGTTAACTGGTCGGCGGCCTATCCGTGGAACTGGTTTGGCTCTTCGGCCGGTATCACCGAGCAGGGCGTGGGCGGGATTAGCGGAACCACGGCGCTGAACGAACAGGCCATTAGCGACGCATTGGGCAGCAGCTATCGTATTCGAAGCGGCATGAAGGCGCACCAGGGCAATATTGTTCACTACTTTGAAGCGCTGCGCGGTGACAAGCTGGCGATGGTGATTAACGGCGATGGCGGCAGCGTCAGCCGGGTTGACGTCCTGGATGACAGCGTTGAAGCCGCCGACGGCGTGAAGGTCGGCGCAGCGTTTAACGCTATTTACGATAAAGCCTTCGGCAACTGTGCACCTGCAGTTGACGACGAGAGTAACGTGGTGGAATGTAAAGCAAAAGAGAGCCAGCACATTAGTTACCAGTTCTCCGGCACCTGGCAGGGGCCGCAGGGGCTAATGCCGCCGGACGATGCGTTGAAAAACTGGACGCTGTCAAAAATAATCTGGCGGCGCTAA
- a CDS encoding Dyp-type peroxidase, with amino-acid sequence MSQVQSGILPEHCRAAIWIEANVKGDVNALRAGSKIFAEKLAAFQDKFPEAHLGAVVAFGHNTWRELSGGVGAEELKDFPPYGKGLAPSTQFDVLIHILSLRHDVNFSVAQAALAAFGDSLDVQEEVHGFRWVEERDLSGFVDGTENPAGEETRREVAVIKDGVDAGGSYVFVQRWEHNLKQLNRMSVPDQEMMIGRTKEANEEIDGDDRPETSHLTRVDLKEDGKGLKIVRQSLPYGTASGTHGLYFCAYCARLHNIEQQLLSMFGDTDGKRDAMLRFTKPVTGGYYFAPSLDKLVAL; translated from the coding sequence ATGTCTCAGGTTCAGAGCGGCATTTTGCCGGAACATTGCCGCGCGGCGATTTGGATTGAAGCCAATGTTAAAGGGGACGTTAACGCCCTGCGTGCCGGCAGCAAAATTTTTGCCGAAAAGCTGGCGGCGTTTCAGGATAAATTCCCGGAAGCCCATTTAGGCGCGGTTGTCGCGTTTGGCCACAACACCTGGCGCGAGCTGAGCGGCGGCGTAGGTGCAGAAGAGCTGAAAGATTTCCCTCCGTACGGTAAAGGACTTGCACCCTCCACGCAGTTTGATGTGCTTATCCACATTCTGTCGCTGCGCCACGACGTGAACTTTTCCGTTGCTCAGGCTGCACTGGCGGCGTTCGGTGATTCCCTGGACGTGCAGGAAGAAGTGCACGGTTTCCGCTGGGTTGAAGAACGTGACCTGAGCGGTTTCGTTGATGGCACCGAGAACCCGGCGGGTGAAGAAACGCGCCGCGAAGTGGCCGTGATTAAAGACGGCGTTGATGCGGGCGGCAGCTACGTGTTCGTACAGCGCTGGGAGCACAACCTCAAGCAGCTTAACCGCATGAGCGTGCCGGATCAGGAAATGATGATTGGCCGTACCAAAGAAGCCAACGAAGAGATCGACGGCGACGATCGCCCGGAAACCTCTCACCTGACCCGCGTTGACCTGAAAGAAGACGGCAAAGGGCTGAAAATTGTGCGTCAGAGCCTGCCTTATGGTACGGCGAGCGGTACCCACGGCCTGTACTTCTGCGCGTACTGCGCGCGTCTGCATAACATTGAGCAGCAGCTGCTGAGCATGTTTGGCGACACCGACGGTAAGCGCGATGCGATGCTGCGCTTTACTAAGCCGGTGACCGGTGGGTATTACTTTGCGCCTTCGCTGGATAAGTTAGTGGCGTTGTAA
- the yefM gene encoding YoeB-YefM toxin-antitoxin system antitoxin YefM — translation MRIISDSEARQNLSTTLRQATEDRAPIIITQQNGKACVLMSLEEYRSLEETAYLMRSPANAGRLMDAIEELKTGKGIQRDLME, via the coding sequence ATGAGAATAATCAGCGATAGCGAAGCCCGGCAAAACCTATCCACAACGCTACGGCAAGCGACGGAAGACCGCGCCCCTATTATCATCACCCAACAAAACGGTAAGGCATGCGTGCTGATGTCGCTCGAAGAATACCGTTCGCTGGAAGAAACCGCTTATCTGATGCGATCACCCGCAAATGCCGGACGACTCATGGATGCGATTGAGGAGCTAAAAACTGGAAAAGGTATCCAAAGGGATTTGATGGAGTGA
- a CDS encoding sulfate ABC transporter substrate-binding protein, whose protein sequence is MAMTLLKKRYLALAASMLLVAQAQATELLNSSYDVSRELFAALNTPFEQQWAKDNAGDKLTIKQSHAGSSKQALAILQGLKADVVTYNQVTDVQILHDKGNLIPADWQARLPNNSSPFYSTMAFLVRKGNPKNVHSWNDLVRPDVKLIFPNPKTSGNARYTYLAAWGAADQADGGDKAKTQQFMTQFLKNVEVFDTGGRGATTTFVERGLGDVLITFESEVNNIRKQYEDQGFEVVVPKVNILAEFPVAWVDKNVKANGTEKAAKAYLNYLYSPQAQTIITDYYYRVNNPQVMDKLKDKFPQTELFRVEDKFGAWPEVMKTHFASGGELDKLLAAGRK, encoded by the coding sequence ATGGCTATGACGTTACTGAAAAAAAGATACCTGGCGCTGGCCGCTTCAATGCTGCTGGTGGCACAAGCACAGGCGACGGAGCTGCTAAACAGCTCTTACGACGTCTCCCGTGAGCTGTTCGCCGCCCTGAATACGCCGTTTGAACAGCAGTGGGCGAAGGATAATGCGGGTGACAAGCTGACGATTAAGCAGTCACACGCCGGTTCTTCCAAGCAGGCGCTGGCTATTTTGCAGGGCTTAAAAGCAGACGTTGTAACTTATAACCAGGTGACCGATGTGCAGATTCTGCATGATAAAGGCAACCTGATTCCGGCGGACTGGCAGGCGCGTTTACCGAACAACAGCTCGCCGTTCTACTCGACCATGGCGTTCCTGGTCCGTAAGGGCAACCCGAAAAATGTTCATAGCTGGAACGACCTGGTGCGCCCGGACGTGAAGCTGATTTTCCCGAACCCGAAAACCTCCGGTAACGCGCGCTATACCTATCTGGCGGCGTGGGGCGCGGCGGATCAGGCTGACGGCGGCGATAAAGCCAAAACGCAGCAGTTTATGACCCAGTTCCTGAAAAATGTCGAAGTGTTTGATACCGGCGGCCGTGGCGCGACCACCACTTTCGTGGAGCGTGGTCTGGGCGACGTGCTGATCACCTTCGAATCGGAAGTGAACAACATCCGTAAGCAGTATGAAGATCAGGGCTTCGAAGTGGTGGTGCCGAAGGTCAACATTCTGGCGGAGTTCCCGGTCGCCTGGGTCGATAAAAACGTTAAGGCCAACGGTACCGAGAAGGCGGCGAAAGCCTACCTGAACTATCTGTATAGCCCGCAGGCGCAGACCATCATCACCGACTACTACTACCGCGTGAACAACCCGCAGGTGATGGACAAGCTGAAAGACAAATTCCCGCAGACCGAACTGTTCCGCGTGGAAGACAAATTTGGCGCTTGGCCTGAAGTGATGAAAACGCATTTCGCCAGCGGTGGTGAGTTAGACAAGCTGTTAGCGGCGGGGCGTAAGTAA
- the cysT gene encoding sulfate/thiosulfate ABC transporter permease CysT — translation MFAVSSRRVLPGFTLSLGTSLLFVCLILLLPLSALVMQLAQMSWSQYWDVITNPQVVAAYKVTLLSAFVASIFNGVFGLLMAWVLTRYRFPGRTLLDALMDLPFALPTAVAGLTLASLFSVNGFYGEWLAKFDIKVTYTWLGIAVAMAFTSIPFVVRTVQPVLEELGPEYEEAAETLGATRWQSFRKVVLPELSPALVAGVALSFTRSLGEFGAVIFIAGNIAWKTEVTSLMIFIRLQEFDYPAASAIASVILAASLLLLFSINTLQSRFGRRVVGH, via the coding sequence ATGTTTGCTGTTTCTTCCAGACGCGTGCTGCCGGGCTTTACCCTGAGCCTTGGCACCAGTCTGCTGTTTGTTTGTTTAATTCTGCTGCTGCCGCTGAGCGCGCTGGTGATGCAACTGGCGCAGATGAGCTGGTCGCAGTACTGGGACGTGATTACCAACCCGCAGGTGGTGGCGGCCTACAAAGTGACGCTGCTGTCGGCGTTTGTGGCCTCGATTTTTAACGGCGTGTTCGGCCTGCTGATGGCGTGGGTGTTAACCCGCTACCGTTTTCCGGGCCGTACGCTGCTGGACGCGCTGATGGATCTGCCGTTTGCGCTGCCAACGGCGGTGGCGGGCCTGACGCTGGCGTCGCTGTTCTCGGTGAACGGCTTCTACGGCGAGTGGCTGGCGAAGTTTGATATCAAAGTGACCTACACCTGGCTCGGCATTGCGGTGGCGATGGCGTTTACCAGCATCCCGTTCGTGGTGCGTACCGTACAGCCGGTGCTGGAAGAGTTAGGCCCTGAATATGAAGAAGCGGCGGAAACGCTGGGCGCGACGCGCTGGCAGAGCTTCCGTAAAGTGGTGCTGCCGGAACTTTCCCCGGCGCTGGTGGCGGGCGTCGCGCTGTCGTTCACCCGCAGCCTTGGCGAGTTTGGCGCGGTAATTTTTATCGCCGGGAACATTGCCTGGAAGACGGAAGTGACCTCGCTGATGATCTTTATTCGCCTGCAGGAGTTTGATTATCCAGCGGCGAGCGCGATTGCGTCGGTTATCCTCGCGGCCTCTCTGCTGCTGCTGTTCTCCATCAATACCTTGCAAAGTCGCTTTGGTCGACGTGTGGTAGGTCACTAA
- the cysW gene encoding sulfate/thiosulfate ABC transporter permease CysW, with protein sequence MAEVTQLKRYDAPRINWGKWFLIGTGMLVSAFILLVPMIYIFVQAFSKGLMPVLQNLADPDMLHAIWLTVMIALITVPVNLVFGVLLAWLVTRFNFPGRQLLLTLLDIPFAVSPVVAGLVYLLFYGSNGPLGGWLEAHNLQIMFAWPGMVLVTIFVTCPFVVRELVPVMLSQGSQEDEAAVLLGASGWQMFKRVTLPNIRWALLYGVVLTNARAIGEFGAVSVVSGSIRGETLSLPLQIELLEQDYNTVGSFTAAALLTLMAILTLFLKSALQWRLHNQEKRAQQEGNHEH encoded by the coding sequence ATGGCGGAAGTTACTCAATTGAAGCGCTATGACGCACCCCGCATCAACTGGGGTAAATGGTTTCTGATTGGTACCGGGATGCTGGTTTCGGCCTTTATCCTGCTGGTGCCGATGATCTATATCTTCGTCCAGGCGTTCAGCAAAGGGCTGATGCCGGTGCTGCAAAACCTGGCCGACCCGGACATGCTGCACGCCATCTGGCTGACGGTGATGATTGCGCTGATTACCGTGCCGGTAAACCTGGTGTTCGGCGTGCTGCTGGCATGGTTGGTGACGCGCTTTAACTTCCCGGGGCGCCAGCTGCTGTTGACGCTGCTGGATATCCCGTTTGCCGTCTCGCCGGTCGTCGCGGGTTTGGTTTATCTGCTGTTTTACGGTTCCAACGGCCCACTCGGCGGCTGGCTGGAAGCGCATAACCTGCAAATTATGTTTGCCTGGCCGGGCATGGTGCTGGTCACCATCTTTGTGACCTGCCCGTTCGTGGTTCGTGAATTGGTACCGGTAATGCTGAGCCAGGGCAGTCAGGAAGACGAAGCGGCGGTGTTGCTCGGTGCCTCCGGCTGGCAGATGTTTAAACGCGTTACGCTGCCAAATATTCGCTGGGCGTTGCTGTACGGTGTGGTGCTGACCAACGCTCGTGCTATCGGTGAGTTTGGCGCGGTGTCGGTGGTCTCCGGCTCGATTCGCGGCGAGACCCTGTCGTTACCGTTACAGATTGAACTGCTGGAGCAGGACTACAACACCGTCGGTTCTTTTACCGCCGCGGCGCTGCTGACCCTGATGGCGATTCTGACCTTATTTTTAAAGAGTGCGTTGCAGTGGCGTTTGCATAATCAGGAAAAACGCGCGCAACAGGAGGGAAATCATGAGCATTGA
- the cysA gene encoding sulfate/thiosulfate ABC transporter ATP-binding protein CysA produces MSIEIANIKKSFGRTQVLNDISLDIPSGEMVALLGPSGSGKTTLLRIIAGLEHQTSGHIRFHGTDVSRLHARDRKVGFVFQHYALFRHMTVFDNIAFGLTVLPRRERPNAATIKAKVTKLLEMVQLAHLADRYPAQLSGGQKQRVALARALAVEPQILLLDEPFGALDAQVRKELRRWLRQLHEELKFTSVFVTHDQEEAMEVANRVVVMSQGNIEQADEPDQVWREPATRFVLEFMGEVNRLQGTIRGGQFHVGAHRWPLGYTPSYQGPVDLFLRPWEVDVSRRTSLDSPLPVQVLEASPKGHYTQLVVQPLGWYHEPLTVVMRGDDAPLRGDRLFVGLQNARLYHGDQRIESHETLALAETA; encoded by the coding sequence ATGAGCATTGAGATTGCCAATATTAAGAAGTCTTTTGGTCGCACCCAGGTGCTGAATGATATCTCTCTGGATATCCCTTCCGGCGAGATGGTCGCACTGCTGGGGCCGTCCGGTTCCGGGAAAACCACGCTGCTGCGCATTATTGCCGGGCTGGAGCACCAGACCAGCGGGCATATTCGCTTCCACGGCACCGACGTCAGCCGCCTGCACGCGCGCGATCGTAAAGTGGGGTTTGTATTCCAGCACTACGCGCTGTTCCGCCATATGACGGTGTTCGACAACATCGCCTTTGGCCTGACGGTGCTGCCGCGCCGCGAGCGTCCAAACGCCGCGACCATTAAAGCAAAAGTCACCAAACTGCTGGAGATGGTGCAGCTTGCTCATCTGGCAGACCGCTATCCGGCACAGCTTTCTGGCGGACAAAAACAGCGCGTAGCGCTGGCTCGTGCGCTGGCGGTGGAGCCACAGATTTTACTGCTCGACGAACCGTTCGGCGCGCTGGATGCGCAGGTACGTAAAGAGCTGCGTCGCTGGCTGCGTCAGCTGCATGAAGAGCTGAAATTCACCAGCGTCTTCGTCACCCACGATCAGGAAGAAGCGATGGAAGTCGCCAACCGCGTGGTGGTGATGAGCCAGGGTAATATCGAACAGGCCGATGAGCCGGATCAGGTTTGGCGCGAGCCCGCCACCCGCTTCGTGCTGGAGTTTATGGGCGAAGTGAACCGTCTGCAGGGGACCATTCGCGGCGGGCAGTTCCACGTTGGCGCGCACCGCTGGCCGCTGGGCTATACGCCGTCTTATCAGGGGCCGGTAGATCTGTTCCTGCGCCCGTGGGAAGTGGATGTGAGCCGCCGTACCAGCCTCGATTCCCCGCTGCCGGTTCAGGTACTGGAAGCCAGCCCGAAAGGTCACTACACCCAATTAGTTGTCCAGCCTCTGGGGTGGTATCACGAGCCGTTAACGGTGGTGATGCGCGGGGACGATGCGCCGCTGCGTGGCGATCGTCTGTTTGTGGGCTTGCAGAATGCACGCCTCTATCATGGTGACCAGCGTATTGAGTCCCATGAGACGCTTGCTCTGGCAGAAACGGCCTGA